From Deltaproteobacteria bacterium, a single genomic window includes:
- a CDS encoding class I SAM-dependent methyltransferase — translation MNHKKDIENNHNTCPVCESDQLKVLKGYEKDHLVRCKQCKLVFSNRKPTRAELDKIYNAYIRDNNIKTELTLKKLRLIADNLGKVSKAKRVLDIGCGNGAFLTMFKKIGCEVYVTEFNKSAEDVCRSKGIKMLSGGLMPQMESNLSDKFDLVILTEVIEHVNNPRDIINNISDLLKKNGYLYITTPNYFSIDRLIMGPQWGMICYPEHLILWNPKTLDQFLRTCGYEKIFIRTENISFFRIVQYLNKKKYSLKLLNNDPEKAAAIAQIKVNQSKFFFYMKNIINSLLLITNKGSSLIALYRKSKNGDNVVQV, via the coding sequence ATGAATCATAAAAAAGATATTGAAAACAACCATAATACTTGTCCAGTTTGTGAATCTGACCAATTAAAAGTTTTGAAAGGTTATGAGAAAGATCATCTGGTTAGATGTAAACAATGCAAACTAGTCTTTTCAAACCGTAAACCTACGCGAGCAGAATTGGATAAAATTTATAATGCGTATATACGAGATAATAATATAAAGACCGAGCTAACCTTGAAAAAGCTACGATTGATCGCTGATAATTTGGGAAAGGTCTCCAAAGCTAAACGGGTGCTTGATATAGGTTGTGGTAATGGAGCTTTTTTAACTATGTTTAAGAAAATTGGCTGTGAAGTATATGTGACTGAATTTAATAAAAGTGCAGAAGATGTTTGCCGAAGTAAAGGCATAAAGATGCTTTCCGGTGGTCTGATGCCGCAGATGGAATCCAATTTATCTGATAAGTTTGATCTTGTCATTCTTACAGAAGTTATTGAACACGTTAATAATCCACGAGATATTATTAATAATATATCGGATTTGCTTAAGAAAAATGGATATCTTTATATCACAACGCCAAATTATTTTAGCATCGATCGTTTAATTATGGGGCCACAATGGGGTATGATTTGTTATCCAGAACATTTAATACTTTGGAATCCAAAAACTTTAGATCAATTTTTGAGAACCTGTGGTTATGAAAAAATATTTATTCGTACGGAAAATATATCTTTTTTTAGGATTGTACAGTACTTAAATAAGAAGAAATACAGTCTAAAACTATTAAACAATGATCCAGAAAAAGCTGCAGCAATAGCACAGATAAAAGTCAATCAAAGCAAATTCTTTTTTTATATGAAAAATATTATTAATTCCTTGCTCTTAATAACCAATAAGGGCTCATCTTTGATTGCGCTATATCGTAAGTCTAAAAATGGAGATAATGTTGTCCAAGTATAA
- a CDS encoding HAD family phosphatase, translating into MLDSKSLVELLEQKKLLIFDFDGTLADTSPLHARAFLKVLAPYNIKVDYQSIAGMKTKDAIKQCLIANGRNLSPNEIDTLVTAKQQYARILIKNELKPLPGVDEFLQWAKPRYRLAMYSSGSRDTINIALDKLGYTGWFVPMLCSDDVTHAKPDPEGYLMILKITGVSAKEAIVFEDSDAGIEAASYAGITIVDVRLPFRFGTIRDII; encoded by the coding sequence ATGCTTGATTCGAAATCACTTGTTGAATTATTAGAACAAAAAAAACTCCTCATTTTTGATTTTGATGGCACTCTGGCAGATACAAGTCCCTTACACGCACGAGCATTCTTAAAGGTGCTTGCGCCTTATAACATCAAAGTTGATTATCAGTCTATTGCCGGTATGAAAACTAAAGATGCAATAAAACAATGTCTCATTGCTAATGGTAGAAACCTTTCACCCAATGAGATAGATACTCTCGTAACTGCCAAACAACAATATGCGCGTATCTTAATAAAGAATGAACTTAAACCTCTGCCGGGGGTTGATGAATTTTTGCAGTGGGCAAAACCGCGTTATCGTTTAGCGATGTATTCGTCTGGTTCTCGTGATACAATCAACATTGCTTTAGATAAGTTAGGTTATACTGGATGGTTTGTTCCGATGCTGTGCTCTGATGATGTTACACATGCAAAACCCGATCCAGAAGGGTATCTCATGATACTAAAAATCACGGGAGTCAGTGCGAAAGAAGCGATAGTTTTTGAAGATTCTGATGCCGGAATTGAAGCCGCATCATATGCAGGGATTACAATAGTTGATGTTCGTTTACCATTTCGTTTTGGCACTATAAGAGATATTATATGA
- a CDS encoding 2-phospho-L-lactate transferase CofD family protein codes for MLNVVVLNGGRGAATLIPSLLHQQSLNVTSVVNAYDDGKSTGEIRRFFGMLGPSDIRKVQELMLPENDPDYAVYLNLFRYRYPVASDREKIMNDLRAFVKGTAQALVGLQFQNKKVRNALQHFLREFLDGLSVVEKASGTKFNFSDCSIMNCIYAGAFLTFNRNIDTATRYIDRLFKLKGTVLPTSIEDKKLVALRENGEMLYSEAEIVELRSNVRIERIYLLDSILDPSHFQALSIEEKRYFLEKNHCFVEVSESVKHALQNADIIIYSSGTQHSSLYPTYFSTGLAESIADNKAAFKVFITNIGADYETPNYKASEYLLGAYHYLSLANKRQYKISDLFNVTLINQSHLKADETYVEFDEPAFKEIPIPRVVDMFESKEQPGKHDGNKVVQTIMNLYEEATLLT; via the coding sequence ATGTTAAATGTCGTGGTACTTAATGGAGGCAGGGGGGCGGCAACCCTCATACCTTCTTTATTGCATCAGCAGAGTCTGAATGTGACATCAGTTGTAAACGCATATGATGATGGTAAATCTACCGGTGAAATCCGGCGATTTTTTGGTATGCTTGGGCCTTCGGACATCCGTAAAGTACAAGAACTTATGCTCCCTGAAAACGATCCCGATTACGCGGTGTATTTAAACTTATTCAGATACAGATATCCGGTCGCAAGTGACAGAGAAAAGATAATGAACGATCTTCGTGCCTTTGTGAAGGGTACAGCACAGGCATTGGTTGGGCTGCAATTTCAGAATAAAAAGGTCCGCAATGCCTTACAACACTTTTTACGTGAATTCCTGGATGGACTATCTGTTGTAGAAAAAGCCTCGGGGACAAAATTCAATTTTTCTGATTGTTCCATTATGAACTGCATCTACGCAGGTGCATTCCTTACCTTCAATCGTAATATCGATACCGCGACACGGTATATCGATCGACTCTTCAAACTAAAGGGCACAGTACTACCTACCAGCATCGAGGATAAAAAACTGGTGGCTCTCAGAGAAAATGGCGAAATGCTTTACAGCGAGGCGGAAATCGTCGAATTGCGTTCCAACGTACGAATTGAGCGCATTTACTTGTTGGATAGCATCCTCGATCCTTCGCATTTTCAGGCATTGAGTATCGAAGAAAAGCGATATTTTCTTGAGAAAAACCACTGTTTTGTAGAGGTGTCAGAAAGCGTGAAACATGCTCTCCAGAATGCTGACATCATTATTTATTCATCCGGAACCCAGCATTCATCTCTCTATCCGACATATTTTTCTACAGGCTTGGCGGAGTCCATTGCAGATAATAAGGCGGCGTTTAAGGTTTTTATAACCAACATCGGTGCTGACTATGAGACGCCTAATTATAAGGCATCAGAATACCTTCTCGGTGCTTACCACTATTTGAGTTTGGCTAATAAAAGACAATATAAGATATCAGATTTATTTAATGTTACCCTCATTAATCAAAGTCATCTTAAAGCAGATGAAACATATGTTGAATTTGATGAACCTGCATTTAAAGAGATTCCTATTCCTCGTGTAGTTGATATGTTTGAATCGAAAGAACAACCGGGTAAGCATGATGGTAACAAAGTCGTACAAACGATCATGAATTTATACGAAGAAGCCACGCTCCTAACCTGA